A stretch of DNA from Bradyrhizobium algeriense:
GCTGACCTAATTCCTGAATATCTTCGCTATCGAATTTCGATGCTTTCGCCATGTAGAGGTCTAGAAAACCTTGCATTCCCCTCGTGTAATGATCGGCGTGACGCAGAGCAAAAAATCTAAGGACCAATTCAAGATCACCCATCTTTGAGTAAAACGAACTGCTCAAAAGAGTTGAGTTCTTCTCGATTTCATCTGGAACATATCGAGGTAAGCCCCACGCTTTCCGGAAGGCATCTAACCTAGACAATTGCAAGAGAAGATCGTTGAAATCAGTTCTATACAAAGCGTTCCTGATTTCTTGGCGCTCCAATGCAACGCCGCCTGTATTCAATCGTTCGAAGACAGTCTCTCGCAGGAAAAGGGCTTCATCCTCATCGGCAGTAGATTCTTTTAAAAGCACGATAGAGGTAATGGACCTGCGATCTATACCGGCCTGAAGTTTATCCGGCAGATTCCGATACAGCCGCCCGTTCAGCTCCGGCCACATTTCAAGCCCAGTAAGCTTCAAGTTATTGTCGTAGAATTCCTTCAGCGCGGTGACGCGCTGCTGTCCATCCATCACTTCGTAAGAGTTAAATTCCTTTTCATAAAGGAAGATAGGAGGAACCGGTATGTTCATGATGAACGATTCAATCAGCAAGCTTTGCTTTTTGGCGTCCCACCGCGGACGACGCTGATAGAATGGACGAAGATCCATGTAGTTTGGCTTTTTCATCGCTTCCACGAAGCCAGGAAGCTTTTCACGGTTCGTCTCGATGACAATCCGCCCCTCGCCGCGAGAATATCTTTCATCGATGGCTCGATCGTCGCTCGGCAAGGCAACTTCGTCTTTGGTGGTTTCCCACATCTTTAGTTCGCTGGCAGCAAAAGGCATAACGTTCCCCCAATTCCTTCTTCATACTATCAGTAGAGCGACGCCGTAAAGGCAACTGTTGTTATAATTCGCGATCTTACTGGATACGGCCGACGTGACATTCGGTGCAACCCACGTTGCAAACAATGTTACAGGGAAGACCCAATGCGAAGCGGCCGCTTATTGCTATTACCAGGTAAGCACACAACGCCAGGGTAGGTCGGGGCTCGGGCTAGAGGCCCAGCGGAAGGCCGTAAATGATCGCCTATGCGGCGATGCCGCATTAATTTCCGAATACACCGAGATCGAAAGCGGCCGCAAAAATGACCGCTCAAGGTTAGCGCGGGATCACGGTGCCAGTGCACTTTACTCGTTCTGCACCCTCGCTCGCCGCCTTCATCTTTGGACCGGCACCTCGATCAGTCCCAAATACCGCGCCATAGGCCGGAAATCGCTGTCGTTGTGGAGCAGCGGCCCGCGATTTTCGATGCACCAGGTGCCGATCAAGAGATCGATGGTCTTGCGAACCGTGATGCCGCGCCGGCGCAAGGAACGGAAATTGCGGGCGGCTGCGGTGGCGATCGCGTCGCCGGCCATCGATACGATCTCGAAGCGTCGCAACAGGGCCTCGACCTCCCGGGCCGCCCGCTCGCTGTCGAGACCCTGCAGCACTTCGCAAAGCATCAGGTCGCCCACGACGATCTCTTCTGTGCCGAACAGCGCACGGAGGTGCCGGACGTGCGGCTTATTGCGGCCGTTGAGGAAGTCGATCCAGACGCTGCTGTCGACGACGATCACCCGGCCGCTCGTCCCTTGCGACTGCGGGCGAGGTTGCCGCGCCAGCGGTATTTGCCGAACGCCCCGCCAACTTCCTGCTGCCTTCGCAGCCGGATCATCAAGCGGAGCGCCTGTTCCACCGTCTGCTTCTTGGTTTGCTGTCCGGAGGCTTTTTGCGCTTCCGCCATCAGCGCGTCGTCGATCTCGATATTGGTGCGCATGGCCAGCGCTCCGTCGCTATGTGTATAGACCGATACTACTATACACATCAGCACGCCACAATAGGCGCGGCATTAAGGCGTTTGGGTTTCGTTGCGCTCTCGTACGAAATGGCTTCAGCCCGTAGGATGGGTGGAGCGCAGCGATACCCATCGAATGCGATGTAGAACAGTGATGGGTTTCGCTTCGCTCTACCCATCCTACGAGAGCTACCCAATCGGCTTCAGCCCCGCCTCGATCGCCGCCCTTCGCGGCTCCAAAAACGGCGGCAGCGCCAGCTTTTCGCCCAGCGTCTCCATCGGCTCATCCGTCGCAAACCCGGGTCCATCCGTCGCGATCTCGAACAAGATGCCGTTGGGCTCGCGGAAATAGAGGCTGCGGAAATAGAAGCGGTCGATCTCGCCGCTGTTGGGAATGCGAAGCTCGTTCAGGCGCTGCGTCCAGGCGTGATACTGCGCCTCGTCGGGGGTGCGGAACGCGACGTGGTGGACGCCGCCGGCGCCTTGCCGCGCGACAGGCGATTCCTTGTCTTCGAGCACGTGCAGTTCGGCGGCGGGGCTACTCTGTCCCTTTGCCTCGCCCATCTCGAACACATGAATCTCCGCACCGTGGGCGGCATAGTCGCGCACGCGGCGCATGTTCATCACGTCCGTCAGCACGAACGCAGTCCGCGACAATTCGTGCACGGTCAGCACGATCGGACCGAGGCCGCGGATCTGGTGCTCTATCGGCACCGGACTGCGCTCCCACGGCGAGGCCGTGCCCTTGCCGCCATCGTCGACCAGCACCAGGCGCTGGCCCTCGCCGTCCTCGAACGGCAGCGTCAGCCGGCCGTCGACCTCGACGATATCGCGTGCCACAGCGCCGGCTGTCTTGAGGCGATCCCGCCAGTAGCCGAGGGTGTTTTCGCCCGCGACGCGCAGGCCGGTGCGCGAGATCGAATTGGTTCCGCGCCGCTCGGGGGCAGCCGGGAAATCGAAGAAGGTGAGATCGGTGCCGGGATTGGCTTTGCCGTCGGCGTAGAACAGGTGGTACGCGCTGACGTCATCCTGGTTGACGGTCTTTTTCACCAGCCGCATGCCCAGCAGGCCGGTGTAAAAGGCCAGATTATCCCGCGGCTTCGCCGAGATCGCGGTCAGATGATGAATTCCGCCTAGCTGCATTGCGTCATCCTACTGGTCACATCCATGGGAAAAATCCGCCGGGACAGTTTGGTCCCTTGCCGGATCATGTAGGATATGGCCGGATGATTGACCAGCGGCACCGTTGCCGCCCGCGATCCAGGGACAAGTTCATGACCGAACACCTCATTGTGTCGGATGAAGATGCGACGCGCGTCATCAAGCTGCGGCGGCCGGAGAAAAAGAACGCATTCACCCAGGACATGTATCGCGGGATGAGCGATGCGATCGACAAGGCGCAGAACAATCCCGACATCCGCTGCATCATCATAACAGGCGGTTCGGGTGTGTTCACCGCCGGCAACGATCTCGAGGACTTTCTCAAAGAGAGCACCTCGAATACCGATGCGCCGCGCGAAGCCTCCAACGCCGTAAAACTGCTTTATTCGCTGGCGCACAACGTCAAGCCGATCATCGCCGCCGTCGACGGCGTCGCGATCGGCATCGGCACCACGATGCTGTTCCATTGCGACTATGTGCTCGCCAGCACGACGGCTACCTTCTCGACGCCGTTCATCAATCTCGGACTGGTGCCGGAAGGCGCATCCAGCCTGCTGATGCCGCGCACCATGGGCCACCAGCGCGCCTTCGCCATGCTGGTGATGGGGCGCAAGTTTTCCGCCGAGGAGGCGCGCGAGGCCGGCTTCGTCAATGTGGTGGTGGCGCCCGGACACACCGAAGCCGAGGCGCGCAAGGTGGCCCGCGAGATTTGCGCGTTGCCGGCGGAAGCGGTCGCGATCTCGCGGAAGCTGCTGAAGCTGCCGCCGGAGGACATGACGCGGCGGATCGACCAGGAGAGCCATCTGTTCGGCGAACGGATGCACTCAAAGGAAGCGGTGGCGGCGTTCCAGGCGTTCTTTACGCGGAAGAATGGGTAGGCTTCAAACACAACGAAACAGGCGTGTAACGAGCGAGTACCATGCATCACCCGGTGATGAACAATACGAAGTGGAACGAGCTGCGGCTCGCGATGTACAATACCGACCCCACGCCGCGCTGGAGTACCCTTTGCCAAAATGGATATCGCTCGGCCCCCGACCGCGAGTGGTATTATCATTTTCGAGACGGCGGATATGAGGACATAGTTTACGTAGATATCCTTGCCGACGATCGCGAACATCGAGAGCGCATCAGAACGGCAATAAAACGAATCCATGTGCCCGGCGAAGAAACCGACGACGGATTCCGCATCTACGGATACGCCGAACGGGGACAAATGCTGGATTACCTGTGACAGCATCAAGATCAACGACTTACCAGCAAGCAAGCATAGCCCGGATGAGCGCAGCGACATCCGGGGTTTTCAACTCCCGCCCGTCCCGCATGTCGCTGCGCTCATGCGGGCTACCTGCTCTCTCCACCGTCATTGCGAGCGCAGCGAAGCAATCCATTCTTTCTTGACGCGGCGCGATGGATTGCTTCGCTGCGCTCGCAATGACGGAGACACACTGAGCTGCTATGTCAAAGCCATGAAAGCTTTTCCTCGTCCTATCTCTGCACTCGCACTGCTCGCCACGGTCTGCGCGACGGCACCGGGCAAGGCCCAGACCCCCACCCCCGTCGATCTGCGCATTCTCGCGATCAACGATTTTCACGGCTACCTGCGCCCGCCGCCGGGCGGGATCACGATTGCCGATCCCGAGGACAGAACAAAGAAAATCACCGTCCCGGCCGGCGGCGCCGAACATATGGCGACGCTGGTCGGCCAGCTTCGCGAGGGGCACAGGAACACGATCTTCGTCGCGGCCGGCGACCTGATCGGCGCCAGCCCATTTTTGTCGGCGATGTTCCATGACGAGCCGACGATCGAGGCGCTGTCGATGATGGGGCTGGAGATTTCCTCGGTCGGCAACCACGAATTCGACGAGGGCAAGGAGGAGCTCTTGCGCATGCAGCATGGCGGCTGCCACCCGGTCGACAAATGCCAGGGGCCGCATCCGTTCACGGGCGCAAAATTTCGTTATCTCGCCGCCAGCACGTTCGAGAAGAGCAGCGGCAAGACCGTGTTTCCCCCTTACGAAATCCGCAGCTTCGACGGCATTCCGGTCGCCTTCATCGGCCTGACCCTGAAGGGCACCCCGGGCCTCGTCTCGCCGGTCGGCATTGCGGACCTCGAATTCCGCGACGAAGCCAGTACGGTCAATGCGCTGATCCCGGAACTGAAGGCGCGCGGCGTCGAGGCCATCGTCGTGCTGATCCATGAGGGTGGATTGCCGACGGGCGACTACAATGAGTGCCCCGGCGTTTCGGGACCGATCGTCGATATCGTCAAAAAATTCGATCACGCTGTGGACGTCGTGGTCTCCGGCCACACCCACCGCGCCTATGTCTGCGAGATCGACGGGCGGCTCGTCACCTCTGGCGACAAATACGGCACGCTCGTCACCGCGATCGATCTCAAGCTTGATCCGACGACGCGCGATGTCGTCAGCGCCAAAGCCGACAACACCATCGTGCGGTCAACAACGCTTTCGAAGAATCTCGACCAGACCGCGCTGATCGAAGCCTATGACAGGGTCGCCGCCCCCATCGCC
This window harbors:
- a CDS encoding crotonase/enoyl-CoA hydratase family protein, which codes for MTEHLIVSDEDATRVIKLRRPEKKNAFTQDMYRGMSDAIDKAQNNPDIRCIIITGGSGVFTAGNDLEDFLKESTSNTDAPREASNAVKLLYSLAHNVKPIIAAVDGVAIGIGTTMLFHCDYVLASTTATFSTPFINLGLVPEGASSLLMPRTMGHQRAFAMLVMGRKFSAEEAREAGFVNVVVAPGHTEAEARKVAREICALPAEAVAISRKLLKLPPEDMTRRIDQESHLFGERMHSKEAVAAFQAFFTRKNG
- a CDS encoding type II toxin-antitoxin system VapB family antitoxin gives rise to the protein MRTNIEIDDALMAEAQKASGQQTKKQTVEQALRLMIRLRRQQEVGGAFGKYRWRGNLARSRKGRAAG
- a CDS encoding ring-cleaving dioxygenase is translated as MQLGGIHHLTAISAKPRDNLAFYTGLLGMRLVKKTVNQDDVSAYHLFYADGKANPGTDLTFFDFPAAPERRGTNSISRTGLRVAGENTLGYWRDRLKTAGAVARDIVEVDGRLTLPFEDGEGQRLVLVDDGGKGTASPWERSPVPIEHQIRGLGPIVLTVHELSRTAFVLTDVMNMRRVRDYAAHGAEIHVFEMGEAKGQSSPAAELHVLEDKESPVARQGAGGVHHVAFRTPDEAQYHAWTQRLNELRIPNSGEIDRFYFRSLYFREPNGILFEIATDGPGFATDEPMETLGEKLALPPFLEPRRAAIEAGLKPIG
- a CDS encoding bifunctional metallophosphatase/5'-nucleotidase translates to MKAFPRPISALALLATVCATAPGKAQTPTPVDLRILAINDFHGYLRPPPGGITIADPEDRTKKITVPAGGAEHMATLVGQLREGHRNTIFVAAGDLIGASPFLSAMFHDEPTIEALSMMGLEISSVGNHEFDEGKEELLRMQHGGCHPVDKCQGPHPFTGAKFRYLAASTFEKSSGKTVFPPYEIRSFDGIPVAFIGLTLKGTPGLVSPVGIADLEFRDEASTVNALIPELKARGVEAIVVLIHEGGLPTGDYNECPGVSGPIVDIVKKFDHAVDVVVSGHTHRAYVCEIDGRLVTSGDKYGTLVTAIDLKLDPTTRDVVSAKADNTIVRSTTLSKNLDQTALIEAYDRVAAPIANRPAGRLTETLSRTPKNTGESPLGDIIADAQLAATRAAANGGAVIAFTNPGGIRTDITHKETGAVTYGDLFASQPFRNQLVTITLTGKQIKDMLEQQWLDPKRPRILQVSKGFAYAWDGSKSDGERVLPERISLNGQPVDPAASYRVTVNNFLFVGGDGFTVLTQGTAPQVGIYDVDALHAYFGANSPVGPTAADRIIRIN
- a CDS encoding DUF6678 family protein, producing the protein MHHPVMNNTKWNELRLAMYNTDPTPRWSTLCQNGYRSAPDREWYYHFRDGGYEDIVYVDILADDREHRERIRTAIKRIHVPGEETDDGFRIYGYAERGQMLDYL
- a CDS encoding DUF262 domain-containing protein — encoded protein: MPFAASELKMWETTKDEVALPSDDRAIDERYSRGEGRIVIETNREKLPGFVEAMKKPNYMDLRPFYQRRPRWDAKKQSLLIESFIMNIPVPPIFLYEKEFNSYEVMDGQQRVTALKEFYDNNLKLTGLEMWPELNGRLYRNLPDKLQAGIDRRSITSIVLLKESTADEDEALFLRETVFERLNTGGVALERQEIRNALYRTDFNDLLLQLSRLDAFRKAWGLPRYVPDEIEKNSTLLSSSFYSKMGDLELVLRFFALRHADHYTRGMQGFLDLYMAKASKFDSEDIQELGQLFATTLNLATFIYEDHAFRPFDPTNNRWEANPHKAFYDAVMVGLSNHIGKIAELSARSALIVEQTKELFRSNEDGVFTGRGNTKRDVQDRIRLFSEMLERALSSHV
- a CDS encoding PIN domain nuclease — its product is MIVVDSSVWIDFLNGRNKPHVRHLRALFGTEEIVVGDLMLCEVLQGLDSERAAREVEALLRRFEIVSMAGDAIATAAARNFRSLRRRGITVRKTIDLLIGTWCIENRGPLLHNDSDFRPMARYLGLIEVPVQR